Below is a window of Paenibacillus bovis DNA.
GCGGCTGTGGCAGCGAATCTCTGTGTAGTTGCTGTGGGTACAGAAACAGATGGTTCGATTATGAGTCCGTCGGCGAACAACAGCCTGGTCGGTATCAAGCCTACACTTGGATTGATCAGTCGCACGGGTATTATTCCGATCACCTATACCCAGGATACCGCCGGCCCAATGGCGCGGACGGTGACCGATGCAGTCATTCTGCTCGGGATTCTGGCTGGACAGGACGAGCAGGACGCAGCGACTCTGGTTTCTCCTGCGGAACCGGTGGATTACACAGCCAGCCTGGATCCGGATGGTCTACGGGGAGCACGTATCGGCATTAACCGATATTATATGAAAGACCTGACCGAAGAAGAACGCACGATTATGGAAGCTTCGATCGAAGCGATGCGTCATGCGGGTGCTGTGATTGTAGAGGGAACCAATCTTCCCGAGAGTGCGCAAGAGCCGACTGTACTGCTGTATGAATTCAAGTCGGCGCTGAACCGTTATCTGTCTACACTGGGTCCCGGCGCACCGGTACGCACGCTCAAAGAAATGATCGATTATAATCACTTGCATCACCGGGAGACGCTGAAATACGGACAGCAGATCCTGCTGGCAGCGGAATATGAGACATCCGGCCGAATGACCGAGTCCAAATATATTCAGCACCGCCTGCAGTATCTGAAAAATGCGCGCGAAGATGGAATTGATCGACTGCTGCGCGAGCATCAGCTGGATGCTATTTTTAGTCCTCGTTTTACCGACACGCCTGCGGTTGCTGGCTATCCCTGCATTATCGTTCCGGCCGGTTACCGCCGCGACGGTCTGCCGTTTGGGATCAACTTTATGGGAACAGCATACAGCGAGCCCGAATTGATCCGTATAGCTTATGCTTTTGAACAGGTGGTACCTGCACGCCGCAGCCCTGTTTTATAAAAGGATTAGCCCAAATAACATCGTATACGTTTGTATAATCCGCATCGATATAATCTCAGGACCGACCTCAGGGCCGGTCTTTTTTGTGCTGGAAATGGATAATCGGCTACTGGGCAGCGATCGACGTATTGCTTACAAAAAAAAGCGGATTTCTCGCTTGTTTTTTATTAATAAATATAAAATATTTCCAGATAATAAACCGATATGTACAGTAGACAGATTCTTTGTCGGGACGGTTTGAAAAACTACATGTTAATCAGTCTCTGCGCATAACTATACAAATCAGGATAGCTATAACGATTTTACTGTATTAAACCGAAAAAGTAATATAGTTATTTAGCTAAAATTAAAGAGAACAGACATCAAGGAGGTACTATGAATCCATCTACAGTCACACCCGAAAAAATCCATGCCGATCCCTATGAGAAGCTGGCATCCAAGCTCCTCTTGTATACATTGCTCGGCATTTTAATTTCATGTATTCCGATTTTTGTCGGCATTTATTTAACCGGACTGGCTTCCCTTGGTATTATGCTGGGTATGCTCGTTATCGTTTTTGTAATGTGTCCTTCCCTTATTTTGCTTTACCGGAAACTTCATCATTTATCTGTCGGAAAATACTGGATTTCCGGATTTTCATTTATCGTTATTTTCTGTATTCTTTGGGTGATTCCTTCCGAAGTCGGTTGGGCAGCCATCTATATCTATATTGCACTGTCCCTGTTGTACCTGGATCGCAAAACCAGCATACTGAGCATTATTTATGCGATTGTGATTGAGATTATCCATGTTATTTTCAATCCATTTATCAGTTCTTCTTCTCCAATGGATCTGGTGGTCATGTTCGCTGTTACATTGATGGTGGGCGCAGTTGCCGTATCGATCTGTATTGTTGGTGAAAAGATGACGCATCATCTGGAAGAACAGCGCGGACAGCTGGACGAGCTGCTGCAGGAGATCGAACAATCCGCCGAGAAACTGACAGCTTTTGGTACGCAGCTGCAGCGCAATGTGGAAGACACCGACCGGATCGGCCGCGAGCTGACAACGGGATTTGGCGAAATTGCCAGCGGTATTGAATCCCAGGCAGGCAGCATTGGCGAAATCAACACATCGATTCAACAATCCGAGAATTTTATCAATAATATTGGCCAGACGGCAGGAGACATGACCGAGCTGGCAGAGCGGGCGGCTTCACTTACCCGTACAGGTAGTGATCAGGTGGAAAATCTACGCGGTAGTGTTGCCGAGGTCGGTCATGTGATCGATAATACGTACAGCGCGATGGGAACATTGCGGGCGTATGCAGAAGAAATCTCCAATGTATTGCAATCTATCGAGAATATTGCCAGACAGACCAATATGCTGTCCTTTAATGCAGGAATCGAAGCGGCTCGTGCCGGTGAGCATGGCAAAGGATTCGCAGTAGTGGCCGAGGAAATTCGTAAACTGGCGAGCGATTCCCAGCAGGCAACAGTAGATATCACCGATATTCTGACACGGATTCATCAGCAGACCGAGATTGTATCCGGCGGAATCGGACAAGGCAAAGACGCAATCGGCAGTATTCGTGTAGCAGCCGAGCAGACCGAGAAACTGTTCAGCAGCATTTTGGACGAGACCGTAGTCGTCTCCAGACGCTCGGTCGATATTGGATCATCTATCAAGGAATTGATCGAAACAACCCGTCACTCCGTGATGGAAATGGGTACGATCTCCGCAGTTACCGAACAGTCGAGTGCAGCAGCAAGACAGATTTCCTCCAGTCTGGAACAGCAGACCGGTCGTGTGACTACGATCGCAGGCAGCTTTGGTGAATTGCAGCGCCTGATTGATGCACTGAATGCATCACTGGAGAGAACCGTACAGATGGAACAGCATATGACAGTTGTGCCAGATGAAGCTTAATCAAACGTATAATAATTAAGAAATATGGTTAATGATTAGTTCACACCGCTATATCATCAGCTAAAAAAAGCAGTATGTGGAATGAAACAGACTTCGACAAAATTAGATTTTACCCTAATCCAAAATCTGTAAATCCAACATCAAACCATTGATCTATAACCTTATTTTCCAAGCACAAATCATTGTTATACCAAATGATTTGTGCTTTTTTGCTATTTAAAAAGTGGCTTTTTTCTTATTGGGTCTTTTGTCCGGTTTCTTATCTGGAGGATTGACTAAATACTAATCATGAATGAAGATGAATACATATCCACTTAATGCCATTATATGGTTATTATTTACATATGGTGGTTCTTCGCTTGATAGTTTAGCCAGATTAGAACGCTTGTCTGAACTGATTCTCTGCCGTATGGTCACCCAATCCAAAGGAGGAATTAGCATGCAGCAATCCGGTGTTTCTGTAGAGCAAATCATTGCCATGATCAGCGAAGTAAAGGAAGATCCCGCCTGCCTCACCCGTCTTGACAGCCATTCCGATATTATTCACGATGCCGGTCTCGACTCTCTCCAACTTATCCATTTTATCCTGCGCGTAGAAGAGCAATACGATGTAGAAATTGATTTTGAAGAGTTTGATATGGATCATCTCGGTTCGATCGCGATGTTCTGTGATTTTGTAAATAAAGCCCAGTCTGACGAAACGGTCCATTCGATGGAAGCTTGACCCTACATAGCTGTAGGGATGGGGATACAGCATAGAGCTGGTATCATAATGCACTACTAAAGATACCGTATAAAGCCGGTATCATATGTAAAAATTAAAACGCTATTACTTTGTCCGTTACATTTTGGAAGGCTAAAAATTTTTGCTTTATGTTTTGCAGCAGTATTTTTGAAGCAGTATGGAAGGTGATATTTGCTATTCTGCTGCGCACAGCTGTTGTTTTGTATACGCTAACAACCGAATAAAATTGTCTTGTGGCAGGTAACAACGAATCCGGAGGAAGAGGTGTTTTCCGTGCAACCAAGAAGTGAAGTAACTATTGACCGCGAAGCCTTTAAGCTGATCAAACGAACCGTCCGTAATGCCGCTGTATCCTACCGTAACAAGGTGAAGGACCCTACCTACAAGATGCCTATTCCCCAGTCGCTCGGTATTAAACTGACTAACCGCTGTAATCTGCGCTGTACGCACTGTTTTCAGTGGAATGAAGATGGCTATCACCACAATATGGAAAAAGCCGAGCAAAATATGGATCTGGACCCCGCCATTTTCAAGCAGCTATTGGATGATACGAAAAGCGCCAAATCACGCCTTTACTTATGGGGTGGAGAACCGATGTTCCACCGCCAATTCAGCCAGATTCTCGAACATATTCAAAATGACCGGCGTGAAATGACGATCTGTACCAACGGACTGCTGATCAGCAAGCATCTGGATCAGATTCTGGATCTCTCGGAAAATCTAGAATTGCTGATCGCTGTCGAAGGATTCGAGCGCGAGCACGATCTGATCCGCGGCAAAGGCACTTTCCAGAAAACGATGAAAGAAATCGATCGCCTCGTGGAGCTACGTGACCAAGGCATTTACAAAGGCCGGATATCGGTTCATGCCGTAATCAACGATAATATGATCGGACGTATGGCGGAGCTGCTGGAATTTTTCGAATCGAAAAAGCTGGATCTGGTTATGCTGTGCTTCCCATGGTATATCTCCAGGGAAACATCGGTTAAAATGGATCATTACTTTGCTGACAAATTCAGCTGGCTGCGTCAACTGGATGAGCGTCATATCAGCAGCTGGCATGCTTTTAAATACAAAATTAATCCGGATAAAATGGAGGCGCTGATGGATGATCTGCACCAGATCAATGAGCGTGTCTGGAAAATCCGTGTGCGTTATCAGCCGGGACTGGATTACGATGAGATCGACAAGTTTATCCATGGCGATGAAATGACAAGTCGTTGTTCCAACAACTGTCTGGCATTGACGTCACGGACAGATATTATTCCGGATGGCAGTGTAATGCCTTGCAAATTCTTTGCAGAGTTTACTGTCGGCAATCTCAAGGAGAAAAGTCTCAAGGAAATCTGGGATTCCGAAGAATATGAACAGATTCGCAAAACGATCAACGAAGGTGGTCTGACGCCGGCGTGTTCCAAATGCAGTGTGCTCTATCTGCATGGCGCAGGTGCCCAGCAATCGCTCAATTATATCTGACCGGACAGGAGGCGAGAGTATGAGCGTAAGTGACAAAACGATTCTGCCCCTGCTGAGTGAAGTTCACAATATGCAGCCGGAGCATCTGGAGCTGATGTTGGGTACCGAGCCCTCTATGGCAGGAGCGGCGACAACCGCCCGCATACTGACCCGGGCAGATGATCATTTTGTGATCAATCACTGTTACTACGGAGCCAAGCGGGCGATGCTGCAACAGTGCAATATTCATCTGGATGAGACGGATGTGTATTTCCTCAGTAACGGAATCTCGTTTAATTATAAGGGAGATATTCATACATTCGGTCTGCGGCCAATCCGTGAGATGCTGGAAGAATGGATTAGCCATACTGGCATCGAACTCGCCTACGTAGATACAGAGCAGAAGCAGCAGGAACAGACTGTTATGCTGCAGGAATGGCATGACGTACTGAGTCGGGGCAATACGCTGCTGCTGCATGTCAAAACCGAGAACCTGGTCTACAACCCACTGTATACCGAGAATCCGGGCAAGACGCATATGATTCAGCTGTATGGACTGCATCCACAGGAAAATATCGCGTATGTAGGCGACCATTTTCTGCTGGATTCGTCCGGAGCAGTACTGGGCTACAGCGGACCGAGCAGCCTGTCCGAGCTGCTGGAAGGAACGGTCGAATACGCCTATATGGATCATACCGGAGAGGCTGCCATGGATGAGCAGCAGATCCTGTCGATCTGCACGGCCCATCTGGACGAATTTTTGAATGGACAGGATCATGGATCTGCCGGAGCTTGGGGAATCGCTGCCTATCGCAGACTTGTTCACGATATGAAGATGATGAGTCTGCTTGAAGGTGAAGCGTTTGCCGAAGCCTGTGATACGGTTTATTATCACCTGCGGATCGAGAGTCTCAGTCATCTGATGCGCTATACCGATCATTTTATCCAAAAATATCAGCATAGACTGGGTGAACAGGCGGAGCAGCTTCAAAACGAAATTACAGCGCTGAATCAGGATACCAAGCGCCATCTGCTGCAGCTGTACAAAATGGGACTGCAAAACAGTCCTCATAAAATGGAATCCTATATCCAGCGCAGTACAGAGCTGCTGGATCGGATCGAGCAGCATCTGTCCAGTCTGCATCAGGCGCTTTCACGGGTCGCTGTCTGACCTTATCGAGATACAGTCGTTGGACTGAATACATCTTCCTATATGATTTCAGCAGCCTGCTTTCAGCGATTGTCCTTTGCCGCATAATGCGTCAAGGCAGCCGGAAGCAGGCTGTATATTACGATAGCCGGAAAGGAAGGGATAACGATGCCGGAATCACAAGCAGGTGCATCACGATCACCTGTACTACATATGGGCACTTTTGAAGCGGAGCTGCACTGGCGAGAGCACAATCTGGCGATCTTGCCTGCGCTGCCGGACAGGGAAGCAGAGAAGATCGTTACTGCGATGGATGAGCTGCTGTTCAGCTTTTGCCAGCCTGGCGATCTGCTGCTGACACGTTATGCGATAGACCCTGCACAGCGCGAGTATACACGCCGTCTGGGTTTTGATTTTACGAGCAATACGACACATCTACAGCCGGAGCAAACAGCAGTACGTACACCGATTGCTGCCGCTGCGGGATATGGACAGGCAGCGAGTCCGCAGCGTACAGCCAAAGAAAATGCACACCCGATCTCCGTGTTTCAGTTGCTTTATGATTATGGCAGTGCTTTGGCAGAGCAGTTACCGCTAGAAGGAGCCGAGTTATCGCCATTTGCCTGGGTGCCGTATATCAAGGAAGCCAGCCAGCGATTTGGAATTCGCAGTCAGCATCCACCGCTGGAAATTGTACGCAGCGTCAACACCAAGCGGTATTCCGCCGAGATCAAGCAGCGGCTCGGTCTGGATCATCCGGGAATCTATGTGACAGATACCGATCAACTGGAGACAGTAGGACGGGAATTGCTGGATCGCGGAACTTTTATGATCAAGGACAATTACGGTGTGTCCGGTAAAGGAAATATCCATATCGAATCGCCGGCTATGCTGACGCGTATCGCCAGCAGTATTCGCAAACAGGAAGACAAAGGACGCAATGTAGAGTTTGTGCTGGAGCGTTATCTGGATAAGGAACAGGACTTTTCCTGCCAGTTCTATATTACGAAGCAGGGAGATATCGAGATTATATCCGTGCAATGGCTGGCTAATTCGCAGTTTGCCTACCGGGAATCGCTGTCGCCGGATGCGGATTTTATGGACCTGCTGGAAAGACATCGCTATTTTGAGATCATGGAGCAGATCAGCCGGGAACTCTACCGGGATGGCTATTACGGACATGTATGTATCGACTCCATGGTGCTGCAGGATGGCTCGCTGGAACCAATGGTGGAGATCAATGCCCGCCAATCGATGAGCCTGATCAAAAACAATATCGACCAGTATTTGCGTCAGCATGGACTTCAGGGCAATATGACCAACTACACTGTAACCCATGACGGCTCACTGTCCCATGAACAGCTGCTGAGCGAGCTCCAGCGTAACCAGCTGCTTTTCCTGCCGGATACCGGACAGGGTATTCTGCCTCTGACCTCAGCTGCTCTGTCTGTTAACCACCCAACTGAACCCGATGGCAAAAAGCATAAAGGTCGTCTGTATCTGTCCGTCGTCACCGATCAGGAAGAGACCAAAAAACATCTGCTGAACCAGCTGGAACAACTGCTCACCGACAAAGGCCTGCACATTCTGAATTAATCAGCAGTTGGCATAATAAGCGCGAGTTGTTTCCAATATGAATAAAAAGGATGATTCCTATGACCGTCACTATTTTGTGTTCAGGTTTTGGACTGGGATTCTATACGCCGGGATTACTGGTAGAAGCCGGATTCCGGCGCCGGGGGATTCCGGCGGAAGTGCTTGTTTTTGAGAATGTTATGCATGATGACCAGCGGCACAAGGTCGATAACAGCCGCAGAGCCTATCATCAGGACTTCTCGGTCGCTCTGATGTCCCAGCGTATTCCGCAGGATATCCGCAAAAGCATGAATGAAGAGCAAATGGAGCAGCTGCTGCACAGCTGGGAAGCCGAAGGAAGACAGCATTTTATCGTTCTGTCCGGGCACTGGATTTATCTGCTGGATATGTACCGGGAGCGCGTCGGGACAGACCGTTTGCAGGTAGATCTGCTTTATCTGGATGTATCTGATTCGCCATCCTGGCGCAATGTCAAAAAGCGCCTCGGCCAGCTTCATGACCGTTACCGGGAAGTCTGGCTGTTTGGCGAACCGCAGCAGCCGATGCAGACCTATATTGATATTGCCGGCTCCGATCCTGTACTACCTTACGAGCAGCGTGAACGCAGGCTACTCGTGCATGGCGGCGGCTGGGGAATGGGGACTTACCG
It encodes the following:
- a CDS encoding acyl carrier protein, with amino-acid sequence MQQSGVSVEQIIAMISEVKEDPACLTRLDSHSDIIHDAGLDSLQLIHFILRVEEQYDVEIDFEEFDMDHLGSIAMFCDFVNKAQSDETVHSMEA
- a CDS encoding radical SAM/SPASM domain-containing protein: MQPRSEVTIDREAFKLIKRTVRNAAVSYRNKVKDPTYKMPIPQSLGIKLTNRCNLRCTHCFQWNEDGYHHNMEKAEQNMDLDPAIFKQLLDDTKSAKSRLYLWGGEPMFHRQFSQILEHIQNDRREMTICTNGLLISKHLDQILDLSENLELLIAVEGFEREHDLIRGKGTFQKTMKEIDRLVELRDQGIYKGRISVHAVINDNMIGRMAELLEFFESKKLDLVMLCFPWYISRETSVKMDHYFADKFSWLRQLDERHISSWHAFKYKINPDKMEALMDDLHQINERVWKIRVRYQPGLDYDEIDKFIHGDEMTSRCSNNCLALTSRTDIIPDGSVMPCKFFAEFTVGNLKEKSLKEIWDSEEYEQIRKTINEGGLTPACSKCSVLYLHGAGAQQSLNYI
- a CDS encoding amidase translates to MHTSWESTDKQERCGKMEFMLQEATIRQLQQAMEAGEQTAVSMTTAYLQRIAEIDQDGPMLRSVIELNPDAIYIAMQMDQERAAGRIRSELHGIPVLIKDNINTGDHMHTTAGSLALSDSFAPEDAFLVKRLRAAGAVILGKTNLTEMANFMAIDMKNGYSSRGGQTLNPYGPGQLDVGGSSSGSGAAVAANLCVVAVGTETDGSIMSPSANNSLVGIKPTLGLISRTGIIPITYTQDTAGPMARTVTDAVILLGILAGQDEQDAATLVSPAEPVDYTASLDPDGLRGARIGINRYYMKDLTEEERTIMEASIEAMRHAGAVIVEGTNLPESAQEPTVLLYEFKSALNRYLSTLGPGAPVRTLKEMIDYNHLHHRETLKYGQQILLAAEYETSGRMTESKYIQHRLQYLKNAREDGIDRLLREHQLDAIFSPRFTDTPAVAGYPCIIVPAGYRRDGLPFGINFMGTAYSEPELIRIAYAFEQVVPARRSPVL
- a CDS encoding methyl-accepting chemotaxis protein translates to MNPSTVTPEKIHADPYEKLASKLLLYTLLGILISCIPIFVGIYLTGLASLGIMLGMLVIVFVMCPSLILLYRKLHHLSVGKYWISGFSFIVIFCILWVIPSEVGWAAIYIYIALSLLYLDRKTSILSIIYAIVIEIIHVIFNPFISSSSPMDLVVMFAVTLMVGAVAVSICIVGEKMTHHLEEQRGQLDELLQEIEQSAEKLTAFGTQLQRNVEDTDRIGRELTTGFGEIASGIESQAGSIGEINTSIQQSENFINNIGQTAGDMTELAERAASLTRTGSDQVENLRGSVAEVGHVIDNTYSAMGTLRAYAEEISNVLQSIENIARQTNMLSFNAGIEAARAGEHGKGFAVVAEEIRKLASDSQQATVDITDILTRIHQQTEIVSGGIGQGKDAIGSIRVAAEQTEKLFSSILDETVVVSRRSVDIGSSIKELIETTRHSVMEMGTISAVTEQSSAAARQISSSLEQQTGRVTTIAGSFGELQRLIDALNASLERTVQMEQHMTVVPDEA
- a CDS encoding BtrH N-terminal domain-containing protein, encoding MSVSDKTILPLLSEVHNMQPEHLELMLGTEPSMAGAATTARILTRADDHFVINHCYYGAKRAMLQQCNIHLDETDVYFLSNGISFNYKGDIHTFGLRPIREMLEEWISHTGIELAYVDTEQKQQEQTVMLQEWHDVLSRGNTLLLHVKTENLVYNPLYTENPGKTHMIQLYGLHPQENIAYVGDHFLLDSSGAVLGYSGPSSLSELLEGTVEYAYMDHTGEAAMDEQQILSICTAHLDEFLNGQDHGSAGAWGIAAYRRLVHDMKMMSLLEGEAFAEACDTVYYHLRIESLSHLMRYTDHFIQKYQHRLGEQAEQLQNEITALNQDTKRHLLQLYKMGLQNSPHKMESYIQRSTELLDRIEQHLSSLHQALSRVAV